The proteins below come from a single Crossiella sp. CA-258035 genomic window:
- a CDS encoding maleylpyruvate isomerase family mycothiol-dependent enzyme, which yields MTTDQLSSWLRGEIAEFVSVVDGLDPAARVPTCPEWQVRDLVGHIGQGFRWAGELVRGGSAVPVPDPKRADPGPPSAWRGWLVDGVGELIEAVERRGEEPVWTFLGPGAARFWLRRLLHDLVVHHFDAANVAGRDYLVAPELAADTICEGLELITAPEAVAWVPGLAGLRGDGRRLAVRPTDGQAGWLITREPVGARWEREEVGAVGAGAGVRGLAGVDVVLAGRTRDVLLVLTRRLDPGDGRVSVTGDRALLADWLAHVAY from the coding sequence ATGACGACCGATCAACTCAGCTCGTGGCTGCGCGGCGAGATCGCCGAGTTCGTCTCCGTTGTGGATGGGCTTGACCCGGCCGCCCGGGTGCCGACCTGTCCGGAATGGCAGGTCAGGGACCTGGTGGGGCACATCGGGCAGGGGTTTCGCTGGGCCGGGGAGCTGGTGCGTGGCGGCAGCGCGGTGCCGGTGCCGGACCCGAAGCGGGCCGATCCCGGGCCGCCCTCGGCTTGGCGGGGCTGGCTGGTGGACGGGGTGGGCGAGCTGATCGAGGCGGTGGAGCGGCGGGGAGAGGAGCCGGTGTGGACCTTCCTGGGGCCTGGGGCGGCGCGGTTCTGGCTGCGGCGGCTGCTGCACGACCTGGTGGTGCACCACTTCGACGCGGCCAACGTGGCCGGGCGGGACTACCTGGTCGCGCCGGAGCTGGCCGCGGACACCATCTGCGAGGGGCTGGAGCTGATCACCGCGCCGGAGGCGGTGGCCTGGGTGCCGGGGCTGGCCGGGTTGCGCGGGGACGGGCGGCGGCTGGCGGTGCGGCCGACGGACGGGCAGGCGGGGTGGTTGATCACGCGGGAGCCGGTCGGGGCGCGGTGGGAGCGGGAGGAAGTGGGGGCTGTGGGGGCGGGGGCAGGGGTGCGCGGCTTGGCGGGGGTGGATGTGGTGCTGGCGGGGCGGACCCGGGATGTGCTGCTGGTGCTGACCCGGCGGCTGGATCCGGGTGATGGCCGGGTCAGCGTTACCGGGGACCGGGCGTTGCTGGCCGACTGGCTGGCGCACGTCGCCTACTGA
- a CDS encoding helix-turn-helix domain-containing protein has product MTGKPPTGDDLLRVLATLANPHRLRVVAALAAERQYVSALARELGISRALLQVHLRKLEAAGLVSAQLELSADGKAMKFYEVTPFAIELTPASVATAARTLSTPEEQED; this is encoded by the coding sequence ATGACCGGGAAGCCGCCGACGGGGGATGACCTCCTGCGGGTGCTGGCCACCCTGGCCAACCCGCACCGGCTCCGGGTGGTCGCGGCCCTGGCCGCCGAGCGCCAGTACGTCAGCGCGCTGGCCCGCGAGCTGGGCATCAGCCGGGCGCTGCTCCAGGTGCACCTGCGCAAGCTGGAGGCGGCCGGGCTGGTGAGCGCTCAGCTGGAGCTGTCCGCGGACGGCAAGGCGATGAAGTTCTACGAGGTGACCCCGTTCGCGATCGAGCTGACCCCGGCCAGCGTCGCGACCGCCGCCCGCACCCTCAGCACACCGGAAGAACAGGAAGACTGA
- a CDS encoding alpha/beta hydrolase: MRRTALPQHREVSVNGITMHIAEQGEGPLVLLLHGFPESWYSWRHQFQPLAEAGYHVVAPDQRGYGGTDQPSNVDEYSIFHLVGDVVGLIHALGERQAVVIGHDWGAPVAWNTAMMRPDLIRGVGGLSVAPAPRGPVPPLVAARQRFGDGFYQIYFQEPGVADAELNQDIRSTFRKTLAATSGESAGSAATPTAPAGGGFLSAMPEPEELPSWLTEADIDAYTEQYQRNGFTGGLNWYRNIDRNWALTAPWQGAPITAPALHITGDRDLVRGFYPPDYLERLPEQLPGLRTVLDLPGCGHWTQQERPDEVNQALLEFLAGL; encoded by the coding sequence ATGAGGCGAACAGCGTTGCCACAGCACCGCGAGGTCTCCGTCAACGGCATCACCATGCACATCGCCGAACAGGGCGAGGGCCCTCTTGTCCTGCTGCTGCACGGTTTCCCGGAGAGCTGGTACTCCTGGCGGCACCAGTTCCAGCCGCTGGCCGAGGCCGGCTACCACGTGGTCGCGCCGGACCAGCGCGGCTACGGCGGCACCGACCAACCGTCCAATGTAGACGAATACTCGATCTTCCACCTGGTCGGCGACGTGGTCGGGCTGATCCACGCGCTGGGGGAGCGGCAGGCCGTGGTCATCGGCCACGACTGGGGCGCCCCGGTGGCCTGGAACACCGCGATGATGCGGCCCGACCTCATCCGCGGCGTCGGCGGACTCAGTGTCGCGCCCGCCCCGCGCGGCCCGGTCCCGCCGCTGGTGGCCGCCCGGCAGCGCTTCGGCGACGGCTTCTACCAGATCTACTTCCAGGAACCCGGTGTCGCCGACGCCGAGCTCAACCAGGACATCCGCAGCACCTTCCGCAAGACCCTGGCCGCCACCTCCGGCGAGAGCGCGGGCTCGGCCGCCACCCCGACCGCCCCGGCCGGCGGCGGGTTCCTCTCCGCGATGCCCGAGCCGGAGGAGCTGCCCAGCTGGCTCACCGAGGCCGACATCGACGCCTACACCGAGCAGTACCAGCGCAACGGCTTCACCGGCGGCCTGAACTGGTACCGCAACATCGACCGCAACTGGGCGCTGACCGCCCCGTGGCAGGGCGCGCCGATCACCGCGCCCGCGCTGCACATCACCGGCGACCGGGACCTGGTCCGCGGCTTCTACCCGCCGGACTACCTGGAGCGGCTGCCCGAGCAGCTGCCCGGCCTGCGCACGGTGCTGGACCTGCCGGGTTGCGGGCACTGGACCCAGCAGGAACGCCCGGACGAGGTCAACCAGGCGCTGCTGGAGTTCCTGGCCGGGCTGTAG
- a CDS encoding DMT family transporter, which produces MPGTRVRTPIQFGLLALTWGASFLFVKIALTGLTPPQIVWGRLVLGALTLAVIMLLTRRSLPREPALWGHLTVVSVLLCVLPFLLFAWAQSHISASLASIYNATTPLFATAFAAALLRTERLTPHSRTGLLLGFAGVLVIINPFAATLTGSLPAQLACLGATTSYGLAFAYLRRFLSHRDVPAITLAFIQVAAGAALMLLSTPFLGVPTDLSPPVLLSMLALGALSTGLAYVWNTAVVRDWGAANAAAVTYVTPVVGVLLGVLVLGEPLAWHQPLGAVLVLLGILAAHGRLGRISRRRAPASRPATPGPR; this is translated from the coding sequence GTGCCGGGAACCCGCGTCCGCACCCCGATCCAGTTCGGCCTGCTCGCGCTCACCTGGGGCGCGAGCTTCCTGTTCGTCAAGATCGCGCTCACCGGCCTGACCCCGCCGCAGATCGTCTGGGGCCGCCTGGTCCTGGGCGCGCTCACCCTCGCGGTGATCATGCTGCTCACCCGGCGCTCGCTGCCGCGCGAACCGGCTCTGTGGGGCCACCTGACCGTGGTCTCGGTGCTGCTCTGCGTGCTCCCGTTCCTGCTGTTCGCCTGGGCGCAGAGCCACATCTCGGCCAGCCTGGCCAGCATCTACAACGCCACCACGCCGTTGTTCGCCACCGCCTTCGCCGCCGCCCTGCTCCGCACCGAACGCCTCACCCCGCACAGTCGCACCGGCCTGCTGCTCGGCTTCGCCGGCGTCCTGGTCATCATCAACCCGTTCGCCGCCACCCTCACCGGCAGCCTGCCGGCCCAGCTGGCCTGCCTGGGCGCCACCACCAGCTACGGCCTGGCCTTCGCCTACCTGCGCCGCTTCCTCAGCCACCGCGACGTCCCCGCGATCACCCTGGCCTTCATCCAGGTGGCAGCGGGCGCGGCCCTCATGCTGCTCAGCACGCCATTCCTAGGCGTCCCAACGGATCTCTCCCCGCCCGTGCTGCTGAGCATGCTCGCCCTCGGTGCGTTGAGCACCGGCCTGGCCTACGTCTGGAACACCGCGGTGGTCCGCGACTGGGGCGCGGCCAACGCCGCCGCGGTCACCTACGTGACCCCGGTGGTCGGCGTCCTGCTCGGCGTGCTCGTCCTCGGCGAACCCCTTGCCTGGCACCAGCCCCTCGGCGCGGTCCTGGTGCTGCTGGGCATCCTGGCCGCACACGGCAGGCTGGGCAGGATCAGTAGGCGACGTGCGCCAGCCAGTCGGCCAGCAACGCCCGGTCCCCGGTAA
- a CDS encoding MerR family transcriptional regulator, with product MTEDTVSIGELARLTGVPVRTIRFYCDEGVLEPVRTTGGHRRFSPSTADRLTLLRNLRTLGLGLPAITTVLNGQTSLAEAITAERATLDAELATLSWRQASLAALEQADPTARAARLALLAAAQDGRTAHAALTTFWRRIFVAPARPETIEMFLHASAPTPPANPTPAQVTAYAEMLTLLASPALRHGLLRQAHRNHADIPDEDALHWSIGPACDQARDLILTHHHPGPSPALDAFVTAHAQARHTTDTPAFRRTLAATTTINRHPCLRRYWHLTATITGEPVTAGQAYTWLLDGLATTAEPQAGDPVGAGAG from the coding sequence GTGACCGAGGACACAGTCAGCATCGGTGAGTTGGCGCGGCTGACCGGGGTGCCGGTGCGCACCATTCGCTTCTACTGCGACGAGGGCGTGCTGGAGCCCGTCCGCACCACCGGCGGCCACCGCCGCTTCAGCCCCAGCACCGCCGACCGCCTCACCCTGCTCCGCAACCTCCGCACCCTCGGCCTGGGCCTGCCCGCCATCACCACCGTCCTCAATGGACAAACCTCCCTGGCTGAAGCCATCACCGCCGAACGCGCCACCCTGGACGCCGAACTGGCCACCCTTTCCTGGCGTCAAGCCAGCCTCGCGGCCCTGGAACAAGCCGACCCCACCGCCCGCGCCGCCCGCCTGGCCCTGCTCGCCGCCGCCCAGGACGGCCGCACCGCCCACGCTGCCCTGACCACCTTCTGGCGCCGGATCTTCGTCGCCCCAGCCCGCCCCGAAACCATCGAGATGTTCCTGCACGCCAGCGCCCCCACCCCACCGGCGAACCCCACCCCTGCCCAGGTCACCGCCTACGCCGAAATGCTCACCCTGCTCGCCAGCCCCGCCCTGCGCCACGGCCTGCTCCGCCAAGCCCACCGCAACCACGCCGACATCCCCGACGAGGACGCCCTGCACTGGTCCATCGGCCCCGCCTGCGACCAGGCCCGCGACCTCATCCTCACCCACCACCACCCCGGCCCCAGCCCCGCCCTGGACGCCTTCGTCACCGCCCACGCCCAAGCCCGCCACACCACCGACACCCCCGCCTTCCGCCGCACCCTCGCCGCCACCACCACCATCAACCGCCACCCCTGCCTCCGCCGCTACTGGCACCTCACCGCCACCATCACCGGCGAACCGGTCACCGCCGGCCAGGCCTACACCTGGCTGCTCGACGGCCTGGCCACCACCGCCGAACCGCAGGCAGGTGACCCCGTGGGCGCTGGGGCGGGGTGA
- a CDS encoding cytosine permease, whose translation MSEPLKVETHGIDVIGDADRHGRPRQLFWPWFGANVSVLGLSYGSFVLGFGLSFWQAVSVALLGIVFSFLLCGFAAVAGKRGSAPTMLLSRAAFGVRGNRLPSAISWLLTVGWETVLATLATLATATVFERLGWGGGVLTKVLALLVVTVLVVGAGVLGFATIMRLQTVITVVTGALTLVYLGLVAEHIDWAAVTALPAGNASQFLGALVFLMTGFGLGWVNAAADYSRYLPRQTPSRAVVAWTTFGASLAPVVLLLSGLLLAGSAPQLNAAIATDPIGALTTLLPVWFLVPFALVAVLGLVGGAVLDIYSSGLALLAAGARISRPTAAFIDGVLMVLGTVYLVFLGGAFLGQFQGFLTTLGVPVAAWCGIMLADLARRRRDYAEPDLHDPAGRYGDVRWGPVLLIVAATALGWGLVTNTAAGWLGWQGYLLAPLGLAQDFAGANLGVLLALALGFVITLLTNRRAVAAQEA comes from the coding sequence ATGAGCGAACCGCTGAAGGTGGAGACGCACGGCATCGACGTGATCGGCGACGCCGACCGGCACGGCAGGCCCCGGCAGCTGTTCTGGCCCTGGTTCGGCGCGAACGTCTCGGTGCTCGGCCTCAGCTACGGCTCCTTCGTGCTCGGCTTCGGCCTGTCCTTCTGGCAGGCCGTCTCCGTCGCCCTGCTGGGCATCGTGTTCTCCTTCCTGCTCTGCGGATTCGCCGCGGTGGCGGGAAAACGCGGCTCCGCGCCGACCATGCTGCTCAGCCGCGCGGCCTTCGGCGTGCGCGGCAACCGCCTGCCCTCGGCCATCTCCTGGCTGCTCACCGTCGGCTGGGAGACCGTGCTGGCCACCCTGGCGACCCTGGCCACCGCGACGGTGTTCGAGCGCCTCGGCTGGGGCGGCGGCGTGCTGACGAAAGTGTTGGCGCTGCTGGTGGTCACCGTGCTGGTGGTCGGCGCGGGGGTGCTCGGCTTCGCCACCATCATGCGGCTGCAAACCGTGATCACCGTGGTCACCGGCGCGCTCACCCTGGTCTACCTCGGCCTGGTCGCCGAACACATCGACTGGGCCGCGGTCACCGCGCTCCCGGCAGGCAACGCGAGCCAGTTCCTCGGCGCGCTGGTGTTCCTGATGACCGGCTTCGGCCTCGGCTGGGTCAACGCCGCCGCCGACTACTCCCGTTACCTGCCAAGGCAAACACCCAGCCGCGCCGTGGTCGCCTGGACCACCTTCGGCGCCAGCCTGGCCCCCGTGGTGCTGCTGCTCTCCGGCCTGCTGCTCGCCGGATCCGCGCCGCAGCTCAACGCGGCCATCGCCACCGACCCCATCGGCGCGCTGACCACCTTGCTCCCGGTGTGGTTCCTGGTGCCCTTCGCCCTGGTCGCGGTGCTGGGCCTGGTCGGCGGCGCGGTGCTGGACATCTACTCCTCCGGCCTGGCCCTGCTCGCCGCCGGAGCGCGGATCTCCCGGCCGACGGCCGCGTTCATCGACGGCGTGCTGATGGTGCTGGGCACGGTCTACCTGGTCTTCCTCGGCGGCGCGTTCCTCGGCCAGTTCCAGGGTTTCCTCACCACCCTCGGCGTCCCGGTGGCCGCCTGGTGCGGCATCATGCTCGCCGACCTGGCCCGCCGCCGCCGTGACTACGCCGAACCCGACCTGCACGACCCGGCAGGCCGCTACGGCGACGTGCGCTGGGGCCCGGTCCTGCTGATCGTGGCCGCCACCGCGCTGGGCTGGGGCCTGGTCACCAACACCGCGGCGGGCTGGCTCGGCTGGCAGGGCTACCTGCTCGCCCCACTGGGCCTGGCGCAGGACTTCGCCGGAGCCAACCTCGGCGTCCTGCTCGCCCTGGCCCTGGGCTTTGTGATCACCCTGCTGACCAACCGCCGCGCGGTCGCCGCGCAGGAGGCCTGA
- a CDS encoding ADP-ribosylglycohydrolase family protein, translating to MHPWVGRARGALAGLALGDALGMPTQAMSPAAIAENYGRITGLVDAVAAQPIAPSMPAGSVTDDTEQALLLARLLIEGRGRVDPREFGEALLAWEEVMIRRGSADLLGPSTKLALQRLARGEPPTETGRDGTTNGAAMRVAPVGIAVPPDDLERLADAVAETAVVTHGTSTGLAAAVAVAATVSAGVAGASLSEALDLGERGAEAGARRGRWVAGGEIAARIRWARGWVRGIAEEDLATAIGTVIGTSVAAQESVVAAFALAEALGERPPAALLLAANLGGDTDTVAAICGALLGACHGSEALPADLVARVLRVNALTLDPLVHGLLALRGRA from the coding sequence ATGCATCCATGGGTCGGCCGGGCGCGTGGGGCCCTCGCCGGGCTCGCGCTGGGCGACGCCCTGGGCATGCCGACCCAAGCGATGTCGCCCGCCGCCATCGCCGAGAACTACGGCCGGATCACCGGACTGGTGGATGCCGTTGCCGCCCAACCGATCGCGCCGTCCATGCCGGCCGGTTCGGTCACCGACGACACCGAACAGGCGCTGCTGCTTGCCCGGCTGCTGATCGAGGGCCGGGGGCGGGTCGACCCGAGGGAGTTCGGCGAGGCGCTGCTGGCCTGGGAAGAGGTGATGATCCGCCGTGGTTCGGCGGATCTGCTTGGCCCGTCGACAAAACTGGCCCTGCAACGCCTCGCGCGGGGTGAGCCGCCCACGGAGACCGGGCGGGACGGCACCACCAACGGCGCGGCCATGCGGGTCGCCCCGGTCGGCATCGCGGTGCCGCCGGACGACCTCGAACGGCTGGCCGACGCGGTCGCGGAGACCGCGGTGGTCACCCACGGCACCAGCACCGGCCTGGCCGCGGCGGTCGCGGTGGCCGCCACGGTGTCCGCCGGAGTCGCCGGTGCCAGCCTGTCCGAAGCCCTTGACCTGGGCGAACGGGGCGCGGAAGCCGGTGCCCGGCGCGGGCGCTGGGTCGCGGGCGGGGAGATCGCCGCCCGGATCCGCTGGGCGCGGGGCTGGGTGCGCGGGATCGCGGAGGAGGACCTGGCCACCGCCATCGGCACGGTGATCGGCACCTCGGTGGCCGCGCAGGAGTCCGTGGTGGCCGCCTTCGCGCTGGCCGAGGCGCTCGGCGAGCGGCCGCCGGCGGCGTTGCTGCTGGCCGCGAACCTGGGCGGGGACACCGACACGGTGGCCGCGATCTGCGGCGCGCTGCTCGGCGCCTGCCACGGCAGCGAGGCCCTGCCCGCCGACCTGGTCGCTAGGGTGCTGCGTGTGAACGCTCTCACGCTGGATCCCCTGGTGCACGGGCTGCTCGCGCTCCGGGGCCGGGCGTGA
- a CDS encoding PfkB family carbohydrate kinase, protein MSGQLVFTGQVVVDLVLTVSGLPPLGGDVLASAVKLTPGGGFNVMSAATRSGAEVLYAGSHGTGSFGDLARAAMLAEGITVVNPPTPGADTGIVVVLVDEETGERTFVTGVGAEGVLEPGRLDLVHPSAADVVYVSGYSLLHAANRDALLDWLGRLPGPTVLFDPGPLVEQIIWSDLTAVLSRVDILSCNAREAKQLSRTNTTRAAAAALATLVPSFATVIVRDGPAGCLLQRDGRITTVAGFNVDAVDTNGAGDAHCGALLAELLRGNGMFEATRYANAAAAIAVTRQGPATAPVRAEIEQLIGTGFWA, encoded by the coding sequence GTGAGCGGGCAGCTCGTGTTCACCGGCCAGGTGGTGGTCGACCTGGTGCTCACCGTCTCCGGCCTGCCACCGCTGGGCGGCGACGTGCTGGCCTCGGCGGTGAAACTGACCCCCGGCGGCGGCTTCAACGTGATGTCCGCGGCCACCCGCTCCGGCGCGGAGGTGCTCTACGCGGGCAGCCACGGCACCGGCAGCTTCGGCGACCTGGCCAGGGCCGCGATGCTGGCCGAGGGCATCACCGTGGTCAACCCGCCGACCCCCGGCGCGGACACCGGCATCGTGGTGGTGCTGGTGGACGAGGAGACCGGCGAGCGCACCTTCGTCACCGGCGTCGGCGCGGAGGGTGTGCTGGAACCCGGCCGGCTGGACCTGGTGCACCCCAGCGCGGCGGACGTGGTCTACGTCAGCGGGTACAGCCTGCTGCACGCGGCCAACCGGGACGCGCTGCTGGACTGGCTGGGCAGGCTGCCCGGCCCGACCGTGCTGTTCGACCCCGGCCCACTGGTGGAGCAGATCATCTGGTCCGACCTGACCGCGGTGCTGTCCAGAGTGGACATACTCAGCTGCAACGCCCGTGAGGCCAAACAACTTTCCCGCACCAACACCACCCGCGCCGCCGCGGCCGCGCTGGCCACCCTGGTGCCCAGCTTCGCCACCGTGATCGTCCGGGACGGCCCGGCGGGCTGCCTGCTGCAGCGGGACGGGCGGATCACCACGGTCGCCGGGTTCAACGTGGACGCGGTGGACACCAACGGGGCCGGGGACGCGCACTGCGGCGCGCTGCTGGCCGAACTGTTGCGCGGCAACGGGATGTTCGAGGCGACCAGGTACGCCAACGCCGCGGCCGCGATCGCGGTCACCCGGCAGGGACCGGCCACCGCGCCGGTGCGGGCGGAGATCGAGCAGCTGATCGGAACGGGGTTCTGGGCATGA
- a CDS encoding TetR/AcrR family transcriptional regulator, which produces MAQLVEQDSGKAARILAAARELLLRRGVKGVTIAEIAERAHVGKGTVYLYWGTKEDLFVGLFARDFLAAVDEMIELFGTDPDAARPHRFCPLLVRTALERPFMRALQTGDADSLGILLEHPRSKELMGSLGPSELLYAVLPVWRAHHLARTDWPIDEQAYALRALLSGFFQLASSPHALNEVTVAEPERTVSAAVTALLGEQTAGAAEVRATAEEGLRLLHARRAAVLATITTTKE; this is translated from the coding sequence ATGGCCCAGCTGGTGGAGCAGGACTCGGGGAAGGCCGCGCGCATCCTCGCCGCCGCCAGGGAGCTGTTGCTGCGCCGCGGCGTCAAGGGCGTGACCATCGCCGAGATCGCGGAGCGGGCGCACGTCGGCAAGGGCACCGTCTACCTGTACTGGGGCACCAAGGAAGACCTGTTCGTCGGGCTGTTCGCCAGGGACTTCCTGGCCGCGGTGGACGAGATGATCGAGCTGTTCGGCACCGACCCGGACGCCGCCCGCCCGCACCGGTTCTGCCCGCTGCTGGTGCGCACCGCGCTGGAGCGCCCGTTCATGCGCGCGTTGCAGACCGGCGACGCGGACAGCCTCGGCATCCTGCTGGAACACCCGCGCAGCAAGGAGCTGATGGGCTCACTCGGCCCCAGCGAACTGCTGTACGCGGTGCTGCCGGTGTGGCGCGCGCACCACCTGGCCCGCACCGACTGGCCGATCGACGAACAGGCCTATGCCTTGCGCGCCTTGCTCTCCGGCTTCTTCCAGCTGGCGAGCAGCCCGCACGCGCTCAACGAGGTCACCGTGGCCGAACCGGAGCGGACCGTGTCCGCCGCGGTCACCGCCCTGCTGGGGGAGCAGACCGCCGGCGCGGCCGAGGTCAGGGCCACCGCCGAGGAAGGGCTGCGCCTGCTGCACGCGCGGCGCGCGGCCGTGCTGGCCACCATCACCACCACCAAGGAATGA
- a CDS encoding FAD-dependent monooxygenase, with the protein MDTTDNSGPRALVVGLGVSGIATALRLRRAGWQPVLIEKAPARRSGGYFVGLFGAGRAAARRLGILDGLADRTAEDGVNFDIDREGNRRRGLGFKDLPGLPRLMLRGDVEQAAFAALPAEVEIRYSTVPTAITQDAGGVDVTLRDTADGTVVTERFELVVGADGLRSTVRSLVFGPHERYLRRLNFMIAAFSLPGSLTDLAAEDGAILLEPGRSMWIFPFSDHAPTVLLSYRTEDVDAEFSQPPAQRVRAAFGPGPTGRALGEALRAMENAEELLFDSVEQVKMERWHQGRVVLVGDSAWCVTLYAGMGVSAGLAGADLLGTMLERHPRDLPRALAAWEAKLRPSIEYYQRIGLEQQAFFTPTSRFQIWLRKVLMRGQNWPLVGRWLQAMREGGKASRMKELDIARA; encoded by the coding sequence ATGGACACCACGGACAACAGCGGCCCCCGTGCTCTGGTGGTCGGACTGGGCGTCAGCGGAATCGCCACCGCGCTGCGGCTCCGGCGCGCGGGCTGGCAGCCGGTGTTGATCGAGAAGGCCCCGGCGCGGCGCTCCGGCGGCTACTTCGTCGGCCTGTTCGGCGCGGGCCGGGCGGCGGCCAGAAGGCTGGGCATCCTGGACGGGCTGGCCGACCGGACCGCCGAGGACGGGGTCAACTTCGACATCGACCGCGAGGGCAACCGGCGGCGCGGCCTCGGCTTCAAGGACCTGCCAGGACTGCCCCGGCTGATGCTGCGCGGCGACGTGGAGCAGGCCGCCTTCGCCGCGCTGCCCGCCGAGGTGGAGATCCGCTACTCGACTGTGCCCACCGCCATCACCCAGGACGCCGGCGGTGTGGACGTGACCCTGCGCGACACCGCGGACGGCACCGTGGTCACCGAACGGTTCGAGCTGGTGGTCGGCGCGGACGGGCTGCGCTCCACGGTGCGCTCGCTGGTCTTCGGCCCGCACGAGCGCTACCTCAGACGGCTCAACTTCATGATCGCGGCCTTCTCCCTGCCCGGCTCGCTGACCGACCTGGCCGCCGAGGACGGCGCGATCCTGCTCGAACCCGGCCGGTCGATGTGGATCTTCCCGTTCAGCGACCACGCGCCGACCGTGCTGCTGTCCTACCGCACCGAGGACGTGGACGCCGAGTTCAGCCAGCCGCCCGCGCAACGGGTGCGCGCCGCCTTCGGCCCCGGCCCCACCGGCCGCGCGCTCGGCGAGGCGCTGCGGGCCATGGAGAACGCCGAGGAGCTGCTGTTCGACTCGGTCGAGCAGGTCAAGATGGAGCGCTGGCACCAGGGCCGGGTGGTGCTGGTCGGCGACTCGGCCTGGTGCGTGACGCTGTACGCGGGCATGGGCGTCTCCGCCGGACTGGCCGGGGCCGACCTGCTCGGCACCATGCTGGAGCGGCACCCGCGCGACCTGCCGCGCGCGCTGGCCGCCTGGGAGGCCAAGCTGCGGCCCAGCATCGAGTACTACCAGCGGATCGGGCTGGAGCAGCAGGCGTTCTTCACCCCCACCAGCCGGTTCCAGATCTGGCTGCGCAAGGTGCTGATGCGCGGGCAGAACTGGCCGCTGGTCGGGCGCTGGCTACAGGCGATGCGGGAGGGCGGCAAGGCGAGCCGCATGAAGGAGCTGGACATCGCGCGGGCATGA